A segment of the Romboutsia sp. 13368 genome:
TGTGAGGAATTCAAGACTGAAGAAGGAAGAGCAATAGGAGTAAAAGTTCTTAAGAAGTATGGTATAGATTGTCTAGTTGTTATAGGTGGAGATGGATCTTTTAACGGAGCACAAAAGCTAAGTGAGTTAGGATTCCCAGCTATAGGTATACCTGGTACTATTGATAATGACTTAGCATATACTGATTACACTATAGGATTTGATACAACTCAAAATACAATAATAGATGCTATAGGTAAAATAAGAGATACATCTTCTTCTCATGAAAGGGTTAACATAATAGAAGTAATGGGAAGACATTGTGGAGATCTTGCTTTATATGCTGGGCTTGCAGGTGGTGCTGAAACTATACTTGTTCCAGAAGTAGACTTTAAAGTTGAAGATGTATGTACTAAGTTAAAGACAACTCAAAAAAGAGGTAAAAGACATAGTATAATAATACTTGCTGAAGGAGTAGGAAATGCTCAAGATTTAGGTAAAGAAATAATAAAAGAAACTGGAGCGGATTTGAGAGTTACTGTACTAGGACATGTACAAAGAGGTGGTACTCCAAGTGCGTTTGATAGAATTCTAGCAAGTAGAATGGGAGTAAGAGCAGTAGAGCTATTATTAGATGGTAAAGCTGCTAGAGTAGTAGGTATAAGAGACAATAAGATAATAGATATGGACATACATGAAGCTTTATCAATACCGAAAACATTTGATAGAGATACTTATGAAATGGTGAAAATACTATCTATATAATTTAGGAGGAATATACGAATGTTAAAAAACACTAAGAGAACTAAAATAGTTTGTACATTAGGGCCAGCATCAGAGAAAGAAGAAGTGCTAAC
Coding sequences within it:
- the pfkA gene encoding 6-phosphofructokinase; amino-acid sequence: MRTIGILTSGGDAPGMNAAIRAVVRSGIYYGCKVYGINRGYKGLIEEDIVEMNLSSVGDIIHRGGTMLKSSRCEEFKTEEGRAIGVKVLKKYGIDCLVVIGGDGSFNGAQKLSELGFPAIGIPGTIDNDLAYTDYTIGFDTTQNTIIDAIGKIRDTSSSHERVNIIEVMGRHCGDLALYAGLAGGAETILVPEVDFKVEDVCTKLKTTQKRGKRHSIIILAEGVGNAQDLGKEIIKETGADLRVTVLGHVQRGGTPSAFDRILASRMGVRAVELLLDGKAARVVGIRDNKIIDMDIHEALSIPKTFDRDTYEMVKILSI